GTATTAAATCTTACGCTTTAAAGCTATTATCAAAAAGAGATTACTTTGAAGAAGAGTTAAACCAAAAATTATTAAAAAAAGCTTTGATAAAGAAAAAATTGAAGAAGTTTTAGCATATTTAAAACAGCAAAATCTTTTAAATGATGAAAAATTAAAAGAAAGGCTTAAAGAGAAAAGTATTAATAAAGGTAAAAGCTCTTTAAAAATAAATCAAAAAATCTATCAGAAAACAGGAGAATTTATAGAAATTTCTGAAGATGAAGAGTTAGAAGCAGCCATAAATCTTCTTAAAAGGTCATTTAAAAAAGAAAAGACTTTTGAAAATGTGGTAAAATTTCTAAAGAACAGAGGATTTAGATACTCTGTAATTTCTAAGGTTACCAATAAATTCCTTAACGAGGAGTTATGATTTTAAGATTAACAGACCTTCCTATAAAAGAAAAAACAGCATGCACTATTGGGAACTTTGACGGGGTCCATAAAGGACATAAGGAAATCCTTGATAAGCTAAAAAACATTGCATCAGAAAGAAATCTCAAAACAGTTGTAATAACATTTTATCCCCATCCAAGAAAAATTTTAAACCCCCAGCAATATAAATGCTCTATTGTAAATCTTGAAACGAAAGTCCAGCTTTTAAAAGAAGCAAAAATCGATTACATCTTAGTTATAGATTTTGATAAAAACTTTTATGAAAAACAACCAGAAGATTTTTTAAATTTTTTAAAAGAAAAAATAAATTGTAAATATTTAGTTGTTGGTAAAGATTGGAGGTTTGGACATAAAAGGTCCGGAGATATAAACCTTGCAAAATCCTTAGAAGAAAAATTAGATTATAAAGTTGTCATTATAGAAGATATTACAGAGGAGAATAAAAGAATAAGCAGCAGCGATATAAGAGATTTTTTAAAAAATGGAAGTCTCGAAAAAGCTGTCCAACTTCTTGGAAGAGATTATTATCTTATTGACAAAGTTGTAGAAGGAGACAAAAAAGGTAGAGAACTTGGATTTCCAACGATAAACCTTAAGCCAGACGATGACCTTTGTCTTAAA
This is a stretch of genomic DNA from Sulfurihydrogenibium sp. YO3AOP1. It encodes these proteins:
- a CDS encoding RecX family transcriptional regulator, whose protein sequence is MEEVLAYLKQQNLLNDEKLKERLKEKSINKGKSSLKINQKIYQKTGEFIEISEDEELEAAINLLKRSFKKEKTFENVVKFLKNRGFRYSVISKVTNKFLNEEL
- a CDS encoding bifunctional riboflavin kinase/FAD synthetase, with amino-acid sequence MILRLTDLPIKEKTACTIGNFDGVHKGHKEILDKLKNIASERNLKTVVITFYPHPRKILNPQQYKCSIVNLETKVQLLKEAKIDYILVIDFDKNFYEKQPEDFLNFLKEKINCKYLVVGKDWRFGHKRSGDINLAKSLEEKLDYKVVIIEDITEENKRISSSDIRDFLKNGSLEKAVQLLGRDYYLIDKVVEGDKKGRELGFPTINLKPDDDLCLKKGVYAGFICYENVCQKAVINYGNRPTVDGTKTFMEAHIIEDLKIHPKTNDYVKLVFKTYLREERKFNSVDELKNQIKLDIQKALEVLNESIKQ